CGCTAATGCCGCTGATCCACGATTACATGACCATCTGGTATGCCGCCTCGCCCATGCTGGTGCTTCCCATGGTGAGCAACGCCGCCATTCGCGCCACCGGCGATACCCGCACCCCCGGGCTGGTGATGCTGGTGGCCGGCCTGGTCAACGGCGTGCTCGACCCGCTGCTGATCTTCGGCCTGGGCCCCTTGCCGGCTCTGGGTATTCGCGGCGCAGCAATGTCCAGCGCCTGTTCCTGGCTGATCGCCATGGTGGTGGCGCTGTACCTGCTGCGGCACAGGGAGCGGCTGTTGAGCTGGCACTGGCCGGCCCTGACCACCTTGCTGCAACACTGGCGCCAGTTGCTGCAGGTGGCTATTCCCGCCTCCTTTACCAGCGTGCTCAACCCGGTAGCCACCGCCCTGCTGATGCTGCTGCTGGCGGACTTCGGCACCGAAACCGTGGCCGCCTTCGGCGCCGCCTCGCGCATTGAGGCGCTGGTGCTGATCGTAATGATGGCGCTGAGCTCGGTGCTGGCCCCTTTTGTCTCCCAGAACACCGGCGCCGGTCTGCACCGGCGCAGCCGCCAGGGCCTGCTGCTGGCCATGCGCTTTGCCCTGCTGTTTCAGCTGGGGGTGTTTGCCCTGCTGTGGTGGCTGGCGCCCTGGCTGGCCAGGCAGTTTACCGACAGCGCCGAGGTCGGTGCGCTGC
The Oceanimonas pelagia genome window above contains:
- a CDS encoding MATE family efflux transporter; this encodes MSHTNSLLTAPIGPQLARMTGPMALGIVAILAFNLVDTFFIGLLGTAPLAAVTFTFPVTFVVTSLAMGLGAGLSACLGQALGAGRHHEAARFTSHSLLLALVLVLVLAGLGLASLDPLFTLLGAEPALMPLIHDYMTIWYAASPMLVLPMVSNAAIRATGDTRTPGLVMLVAGLVNGVLDPLLIFGLGPLPALGIRGAAMSSACSWLIAMVVALYLLRHRERLLSWHWPALTTLLQHWRQLLQVAIPASFTSVLNPVATALLMLLLADFGTETVAAFGAASRIEALVLIVMMALSSVLAPFVSQNTGAGLHRRSRQGLLLAMRFALLFQLGVFALLWWLAPWLARQFTDSAEVGALLQQYLRLVPISYGLQGCFMLLGAALNGLRVSVISLLLNGVRLFGMLLPLAWLGAGLAGAKGIFTGILLANLLAGLVACLFAWRRFPWGIRHPLS